Within the Staphylococcus argenteus genome, the region TTTTACTAATAAAATTTAGATAAAGATATGATTTTGTTTATGTTTTTCACATTCATTCGCCATCAAACAATAAATATTAATTTTATAAATAAATCAGTTTAAATTTGGGTATACCTTGGGAAAGACAACCATAAAACATAAAGGATGGGTACATATGAATTTACCTAAAATTGGAAAGCCTGCAACTCGCGCATTAAATGCGCAAGGTATTCATACATTAGAAACAGCCTCACAACATACAAAGTCATTTTTATCAGGTTTACATGGCGTTGGTCCTAAAGCTATATCAATTTTGGAACAAGCTTTAAGTGAGCATAATCTGCATTTTAAACAAGAAAGTAACCACGTATTACCATTTTCATTGACTGGTGATGTGTCATGTAGTCATGCACCTAAGCGTCAACAAATGATTGATTTTATTGTCGCTACAGCCACACTAGATATAGAATTGTTACGATCACTCGTTACACCCCAATTTATTTGGTCTGTCCCCGGTCATTTTGATATCCATGGCCCACAAATATTAATTCAAGAACTTTCCGAACATCAAGATCATATCGAATCTATCAATATTCAATCTATTATCACACATGGTCATTTAGGCGCCTTACATGGTACTCAAATTTTAAAAAATGGAACACAAATTCATTTTGCTGACTTTTTCGAATTTGAAAATCATAAAAAAGACGCCAAAGTGAGTAAATTGACATCTTATATTGTCATTGATTAATATTGCAAACTCGAATATAAATGTATAAAAAACTTTTATAATTACATGTATATTTTTATATAATAAAGAATTTTGTATAACATTTTTGTCATATCAGTATTTTTTATTAGAGTGATTGTTGTATTTGCAGTATGATTAATTATCATATTGTGAAAGAAGGCTATTATTTTGACTGTTTTTAAGAATCAGCGTTTAAGCTGGTTACCATACATAACTATTGTTATTTTGTTACATGTTATTGGGTTTAGTTTTCTATGGATTGCTGGAAAAGATCATCATATTCTATTTGGAATGGGAATTCTTGCATATACATTAGGATTACGTCACGCGTTTGATGCCGATCACATTGCTGCAATAGACAATACTGTACGTAAATTATTGCAACAACGTAAAGATCCATCTGGCGTAGGATTCTACTTCTCAATTGGACATTCATCTGTGGTATTTTTAATGGCGGTATTTTTAGGGGTATCTGTAAAATGGGCTAAAGATGAATTACCGCATTTCCAAGATATCGGTGGGACAATTGGTACACTCGTATCTGGATTCTTTTTAGTGCTTATAGGTGTATTAAATCTAATCATTTTAATCTCATTGATTAAATTATTTGCCAAATTACGTCGCGAACATGTTGAAGAAGCAGAAGTCGATGAATTACTTGAATCTAGAGGGTTTGTTTCTCGATTTGTCGGTCCTTACTTCAAATTAATTACACGTAGTTGGCATGTATTACCACTTGGATTTTTATTTGGACTTGGTTTTGATACAGCTAGTGAAATTGCCTTACTTGCCCTTTCTTCAGGTGCATCACAACAAGCAATTTCATTTATCGGCATTTTATCTTTACCTATTCTGTTTGCATCTGGTATGAGTTTATTAGACACTTTAGATGGTGTCGTAATGAAATATGCTTATAATTGGGCGTTCTTCAATCCAATTCGCAAAATTTATTACAATATTACAATTACTGCGATATCTGTCATAGCTGCGTTAGTTATCGGGATGATTGAATTACTACAAATCCTTGCTGACAAATT harbors:
- a CDS encoding HoxN/HupN/NixA family nickel/cobalt transporter, whose product is MTVFKNQRLSWLPYITIVILLHVIGFSFLWIAGKDHHILFGMGILAYTLGLRHAFDADHIAAIDNTVRKLLQQRKDPSGVGFYFSIGHSSVVFLMAVFLGVSVKWAKDELPHFQDIGGTIGTLVSGFFLVLIGVLNLIILISLIKLFAKLRREHVEEAEVDELLESRGFVSRFVGPYFKLITRSWHVLPLGFLFGLGFDTASEIALLALSSGASQQAISFIGILSLPILFASGMSLLDTLDGVVMKYAYNWAFFNPIRKIYYNITITAISVIAALVIGMIELLQILADKLDLHGTFWSFVSSIEFDNLGYILVALFLITWLISSLIWKFGRIERKWAK